In the Pedobacter cryoconitis genome, CTTCCATTGATGCCTGAAGTTCCTCATTTGTTGCAGCTAGCTCTTCTGATGAGGCCTGAAGCTCTTCATTTGTTGCGGCAAGTTCCTCTAATGAAGTCTGAAGTTTAACTTCACTCCTTTCCAGCAATTGCCTTGCCGTCACTGTGGCAGTAATATCAATAACTGTAGCTAAAATTGATTCCACCTGACCATCCTTATTCTTCAGCGGGTCGTAAGAAAAGTTAACATAAATTTCCTTAACAGATTCATCTGAAAGTACAATTTTTACAGGCACCTCAGGCATAGCCACTCGAATCCCTGAATCAAATACATTCATCAACAATTGAGGAAACTGCTGCCCTTCCAATTCCGGAAATACTTCAATCAGGCTTTTACCTAATACCTCTTCTTTTTGACGGTGCCAGGTATCGGTGACCATAGCATGATTTGCCTGTTCAATAATTAAATCTTTACCATTTAATAGCGCCATAGCGACAGGTGTGATCATGATCATTTCATGAAGCCTATGTTTGCTTTCTTCAATAACAATTCTGGACTTCACCTTCTCAGTAACGTCTTTTGCAATGATGATTATCTTTTCAATTTCACCAGATTCGGCTACTAAAGGCTTAAAATTAAAGTTTGTATAAATCTCTTCTGTTTTGTCGCCATACTTTTTTAATCCTTTAACTTCATCACCCACATAAGGATTACCAACTGATAAATTTTCAGCAAGTGATGATGAAAAAGATAAACCATAAAGCTCATTGATAATGTCGTAAAGCGTTTCTCCTATAATTTCATTTGACTTTCCCCAGGTATTGAGTAAGTATTCATTAGCAGACTCGATGATAAAGCTGGTCCCATTTAATACTCCGATAGCTACAGGAGCATCATTGATCAGATAACGAAGATTGTGCTCACTTTTAGCCAGACTTTTTGTCCTTTCAATCACACGGTCTTCTAAAACAGAATTCAGCTTATACAGCTCCTGCTGGCTATTATTTAATTCTTCATTAATGGTATGTAACTCTTCATACGCTGCAGATACCTTTTCATTTGCAGCAGTCAATTCTTCATTTAAAACCTGTTCATTTTCTAAATTAACAATCAGCTGCTTCTCATTCTCCATGGCCTTTAATCCTAAAATACGCTCTGTTACATCAGTTGCATGGTGTAAGATACAATAGCTTTCCCCCCTGTCATTTTTTACAGCCTTATATTCGTAATCATAATAAGTTGTTTTCAAAACACCATCCGATTCCAATACTGCGGGTACACCTTTTCCAATATTGGTTACACCTGTTTTTAAGACGGTTCTTAGCAGATCAATAAAAGGTTGTCCTTGTAATTCCGGAACTGCCTGAGCTAATGGCATACCGATAATGGATCTGTCTTTTCCCCAAAAACGAATCATAGCATCAGTTGCTGCTTCGATAATTAAATTGTCGGTGGTGTATATTGCAGTGGCAATATGCGATGTAGAAAATATATCAAGAAGTTGACCACAGCTCAACAAGGTTGTTTTATTCATCACAATTAAAAAGAAGCGCTAAAATAGATTTA is a window encoding:
- a CDS encoding PAS domain S-box protein, coding for MNKTTLLSCGQLLDIFSTSHIATAIYTTDNLIIEAATDAMIRFWGKDRSIIGMPLAQAVPELQGQPFIDLLRTVLKTGVTNIGKGVPAVLESDGVLKTTYYDYEYKAVKNDRGESYCILHHATDVTERILGLKAMENEKQLIVNLENEQVLNEELTAANEKVSAAYEELHTINEELNNSQQELYKLNSVLEDRVIERTKSLAKSEHNLRYLINDAPVAIGVLNGTSFIIESANEYLLNTWGKSNEIIGETLYDIINELYGLSFSSSLAENLSVGNPYVGDEVKGLKKYGDKTEEIYTNFNFKPLVAESGEIEKIIIIAKDVTEKVKSRIVIEESKHRLHEMIMITPVAMALLNGKDLIIEQANHAMVTDTWHRQKEEVLGKSLIEVFPELEGQQFPQLLMNVFDSGIRVAMPEVPVKIVLSDESVKEIYVNFSYDPLKNKDGQVESILATVIDITATVTARQLLERSEVKLQTSLEELAATNEELQASSEELAATNEELQASMEELAATSEEIAASHEEVLSTNEELLTTQDELEKMVLKIRASENRFKFLLNSIPQQVWTATHDGALNYLNERVCSDFGYENDEIIGHGWQKFIHADDLPAALTNWADALKNGKEYLVEFRLLFNDGTYRWHLARALPLIENGSITLWIGTNTDIHLQKTNEQLKDEFISIASHELKTPLTSIKAFNQLIVKTKDQNKLNAFVIKCSDNIVRLEKLIADLLDVTKLNAGKIEYNMAPFSFKKLLTDTIESAQHIFPSHQIILENCCDFEFTGDQFRLEQVINNFLTNAVKYSPDGKFVLVNSSLAHDHVLVSIKDFGIGIAPSNINKLFDRYFRVDSTAMRFEGLGLGLFISSEILKRHNGEVGIESELGKGSTFHFRLPLIPKKALENIVSRSEN